One window of the Populus nigra chromosome 4, ddPopNigr1.1, whole genome shotgun sequence genome contains the following:
- the LOC133691891 gene encoding stachyose synthase-like has product MVSPNDPSSLPLRICKPESLDKYFELLDGKFSVKGFPLLSEVPSNVVFAPFLSIYKSSDAPLALLQRVQALSHKGGFLGFHKEAPSDRLMNSIGKFTGREFLSIFRFKTWWSTMWMGSSGSDLQMETQWVLLNVPEIRSYVIIIPVIDGRFRSAFHPGTDGHVMICAESGSTKVTASSFDAIAYVHVSENPYNIMKEAFSALRVHLNTFKLLEEKTVPSLVDKFGWCTWDAFYLAVEPAGIWHGVNDFVEGGVSPRFLIIDDGWQSINTDDENPNEDAKNLVLGGTQMTARLHRLDECDKFRKYKGGSMLGPNPTSFDPKKPKMLILKAIEIEHAENDRDKAIQSRVTDLSPFETKIQKLKQELDVIFGGEEKSVSSGSSGSRSCKAESYGMKAFTRDLRTKFKGLDDIYVWHALCGAWGGVRPDSTNLNSKIISCKLSPGLDGTMADLAVVKIVEGGIGLVHPDQAGDFYDSMHSYLADVGITGVKVDVIHSLEYVSEDYGGRVELAKGYYKGLSDSLSKNFKGSGLISSMQQCNDFFFLGTKQISMGRVGDDFWFQDPNGDPMGVYWLQGVHMIHCAYNSMWIGQIIKPDWDMFQSDHLCAKFHAGSRAICGGPVYVSDSVGGHDFELLKKLVYPDGTIPKCQDFALPTRDCLFRNPLFDKKTILKIWNFNKYGGVIGAFNCQGAGWDPKEQRIKGYSECYKPLSVSVHVTDIEWDQKKEAAQMSEADEFIVYLNQAEELLLVSPESDAVQITIQPSTFEIFSFVPIKKLGGTSISFAPVGLANMFNSCGTIQEVEYFDSEAETCVKIEVKGGGSFLSYSNASPKKGFLNGAEAAFEWLDNGKLSLNLPWTETAGGVSNVAFLF; this is encoded by the exons ATGGTTTCCCCAAATGATCCTTCTAGTCTGCCTCTTAGAATTTGTAAACCGGAAAGTCTAGACAAATACTTCGAATTGTTGGATGGGAAATTCAGTGTAAAAGGTTTTCCATTGCTTTCTGAAGTTCCAAGCAACGTGGTTTTTGCTCCCTTTTTGTCTATTTATAAATCCTCTGATGCTCCGCTTGCTCTGCTCCAACGTGTCCAAGCTCTGTCGCACAAGGGCGGATTCCTTGGGTTCCACAAAGAGGCTCCGTCAGATCGCTTAATGAACTCCATCGGTAAGTTTACTGGTAGGGAATTTTTGTCCATCTTTAGATTCAAAACTTGGTGGTCTACCATGTGGATGGGTAGCTCTGGGTCTGATTTGCAAATGGAAACCCAATGGGTTCTCCTTAATGTTCCTGAAATAAGGTCTTATGTCATAATCATACCTGTCATTGATGGGAGATTTAGGTCTGCTTTCCATCCTGGAACTGATGGTCATGTCATGATTTGTGCTGAGAGTGGTTCTACTAAGGTGACAGCATCATCTTTTGATGCTATCGCTTATGTTCATGTGTCTGAAAATCCTTACAATATCATGAAAGAGGCCTTTAGTGCACTTAGGGTCCACCTCAATACCTTCAAGCTTCTGGAAGAGAAAACTGTCCCTTCTCTTGTTGATAAATTTGGGTGGTGCACTTGGGATGCATTTTATTTAGCTGTAGAGCCTGCTGGTATATGGCATGGTGTGAATGACTTTGTCGAGGGTGGTGTCTCTCCGAGGTTTCTCATCATTGATGATGGCTGGCAAAGCATCAATACTGATGATGAGAATCCGAACGAGGATGCTAAAAACCTTGTTCTTGGTGGAACTCAAATGACTGCCAGGCTTCACAGGCTTGATGAATGTGACAAGTTTAGGAAGTACAAGGGAGGGTCTATGTTGGGTCCCAACCCTACTTCATTTGATCCAAAGAAGCCAAAGATGCTTATCTTAAAGGCAATTGAAATCGAGCATGCTGAGAATGATCGCGATAAGGCAATCCAATCTCGTGTAACTGACTTGTCTCCTTTTGAAACTAAAATTCAAAAGTTGAAACAAGAACTGGATGTTATTTTTGGTGGAGAAGAAAAGAGTGTTTCCAGTGGGAGTAGTGGAAGTCGTTCTTGCAAGGCTGAAAGTTATGGCATGAAAGCTTTCACGAGAGATTTGAGGACAAAGTTTAAGGGTTTGGACGATATTTATGTGTGGCATGCTCTCTGTGGTGCCTGGGGTGGTGTCAGGCCAGATTCTACTAATCTGAATTCAAAGATCATTTCTTGCAAACTGTCTCCTGGTCTGGATGGGACAATGGCTGATCTTGCTGTGGTTAAGATCGTTGAAGGTGGTATTGGTCTTGTTCACCCTGACCAAGCAGGCGATTTCTATGATTCTATGCACTCCTACCTTGCCGACGTTGGCATTACAGGAGTGAAAGTAGATGTCATTCAT AGCCTTGAGTATGTTTCTGAAGATTATGGAGGCCGTGTTGAGCTTGCAAAGGGCTACTACAAGGGCCTGTCAGATTCCCTGTCAAAGAATTTCAAAGGATCTGGACTCATTTCCAGCATGCAACAATGCAACGATTTCTTCTTCCTTGGAACAAAGCAGATATCCATGGGAAGAGTAG GTGATGACTTCTGGTTCCAGGATCCAAACGGAGATCCGATGGGAGTTTACTGGCTGCAAGGGGTCCATATGATCCATTGCGCCTACAACAGCATGTGGATTGGTCAGATTATAAAACCTGACTGGGATATGTTCCAATCTGACCATCTGTGCGCCAAATTTCATGCTGGATCGAGAGCTATTTGTGGAGGACCTGTATATGTGAGTGACTCGGTGGGCGGGCATGATTTTGAACTCCTCAAGAAACTTGTTTACCCTGATGGTACCATTCCCAAGTGCCAAGATTTTGCCCTACCGACAAGGGACTGCCTCTTCAGGAACCCTTTATTTGACAAGAAAACAATTCTCAAGATTTGGAACTTCAACAAg TATGGAGGTGTGATTGGAGCTTTCAACTGCCAAGGAGCTGGATGGGACCCCAAGGAGCAAAGGATCAAGGGCTACTCAGAATGCTACAAGCCACTGTCTGTTTCTGTTCATGTTACCGACATTGAATGGGACCAGAAGAAAGAGGCTGCTCAAATGAGTGAGGCTGACGAGTTCATCGTCTATCTCAACCAGGCAGAGGAGCTGCTACTTGTATCGCCAGAATCTGACGCAGTTCAAATTACCATCCAACCATCTACATTTGAGATCTTCAGCTTTGTGCCCATCAAGAAGCTAGGCGGCACCAGCATCAGTTTTGCTCCTGTTGGGCTGGCCAACATGTTTAATAGCTGCGGCACAATTCAAGAAGTGGAGTATTTTGATTCTGAAGCGGAGACTTGCGTAAAGATTGAGGTTAAAGGCGGAGGGAGTTTCTTATCTTACTCAAATGCATCTCCAAAGAAGGGTTTCTTGAATGGGGCTGAGGCGGCTTTTGAGTGGCTGGATAACGGCAAACTGTCCTTGAATCTCCCTTGGACTGAAACCGCTGGTGGCGTATCTAatgttgcttttcttttttga
- the LOC133691801 gene encoding universal stress protein PHOS34-like encodes MATLEEKQVMVVGIDDSQHSTYALEWTFDHFFTPPLASNSPFKVVVVHAQTPATSVVASLAEPGIAEVSPQVKSDLKKIAARDIEKAKEICISKSVSDVIFEVVEGDPRNVLCEAVEKHHASVLVVGSHGYGAIKRAVLGSVSDYCVHNARCTVMIVKRPKMP; translated from the exons ATGGCAACCTTAGAAGAGAAGCAAGTAATGGTTGTTGGGATTGATGATAGCCAGCACAGTACATACGCTTTAGAGTGGACATTTGATCACTTCTTCACTCCCCCTCTGGCTTCCAATTCACCTTTCAAGGTCGTTGTTGTCCATGCCCAAACTCCCGCTACCTCCGTCGTCGCCAGTCTTGCTGAACCTG GGATTGCTGAAGTTTCGCCACAAGTGAAATCGGACTTGAAGAAGATAGCTGCAAGAGACATCGAAAAGGCTAAGGAAATTTGCATCAGTAAATCG GTGAGTGATGTGATCTTTGAAGTGGTGGAAGGTGATCCTAGAAATGTTCTTTGCGAGGCTGTAGAGAAGCACCATGCTTCAGTGCTCGTTGTAGGAAGTCATGGTTATGGAGCTATTAAAAG GGCAGTTTTAGGTAGCGTGAGTGACTATTGCGTTCATAATGCTCGCTGCACTGTGATGATAGTGAAGAGGCCTAAGATGCCTTGA